A DNA window from Arachis duranensis cultivar V14167 chromosome 3, aradu.V14167.gnm2.J7QH, whole genome shotgun sequence contains the following coding sequences:
- the LOC107477268 gene encoding probable protein S-acyltransferase 19 has translation MVRKHGWQLPAHTFQVVAITVFCLLVIAFYAFLVPFLGGHILEYTFIAVYSPVALVVFILYIRCTAINPADPGIMSKFDPRVGNRFDSAHGLMKHQASEHDDFVAGEEYSPSSVASKRSVANASKKSSVEDIERADDSRTQHSRNSCDVFGGILCILFTHGDCRKQDTTADEQGGGDDALFCTLCDAEVRKFSKHCRSCDKCVDGFDHHCRWLNNCVGQKNYISFIALMAFSLMWLVLEAGVGIAVLVRFFVNKRGMESEIVDRLGNGFSRPPFATVVVVCTAVSILALVPLSELFFFHMILIRKGITTYEYVVAMRAMSEGPAAASYDGDLPNVLYSPTGSATTGVSGGSSLGLQYKGAWCTPPRVFVDYQDEVVPHLDPGMLPSTVDPDAAGNAETGPKMPKRAVRISAWKLAKLDSQEAMKAAAKARASSSVLRPVDNNRLADPELSSSGNMSVRSSLSADTGTNKGIKNELRLSPVRGSIAPSLGSRDEYETGTQSMSSFSSPSHVHEAVTLSPLPQGHGLGGPKPGTLIPSLVPERPLTSKPTLSNFRNPISNPLGFDGRITQRGANNDPLLLSASGTSILRDVRRTSVIWDQEAGRYVSVPLLPSEPRNRPSVRSDLATFNAETSNAARKPVIPAQETSSALKSPVHHAQNLTYTGDSIFFGGPLLSLPVKDGLKNERHLESQDSTGVSIPQETRYRRDSISNQLPVFVPGGFESTHQAGSSIN, from the exons ATGGTCAGAAAACATGGCTGGCAATTACCCGCACACACTTTTCAG GTTGTTGCCATCACTGTATTCTGCTTGCTGGTAATTGCCTTCTATGCTTTCCTTGTTCCCTTCCTTGGAGGTCATATACTGGAATACACCTTCATTGCTGTTTACTCTCCTGTG GCACTGGTTGTTTTTATTCTTTACATCAGATGTACTGCAATTAACCCTGCAGATCCAGGCATAATGTCGAAATTCGACCCTCGAGTGGGAAATAGATTTGACTCAGCCCATGGTTTGATGAAGCATCAAGCTTCTGAACATGATGACTTTGTTGCTGGAGAGGAATATTCCCCATCATCTGTTGCTTCCAAAAGGTCTGTGGCAAATGCTAGCAAGAAAAGCTCTGTTGAAGACATTGAGAGAGCAGATGATTCAAGGACACAACATAGCAGAAACTCATGTGATGTATTTGGAGGaattttatgtatattattTACACACGGAGATTGCCGGAAACAAGACACAACAGCGGATGAGCAGGGTGGTGGTGACGATGCATTGTTCTGCACTCTGTGTGATGCCGAG GTGCGCAAGTTCAGTAAACATTGTAGAAGTTGTGATAAGTGTGTCGATGGCTTTGATCACCATTGTCGG TGGCTTAACAACTGTGTGGgtcaaaaaaattacatttctttTATTGCTCTCATGGCCTTCAGTCTTATGTGG CTTGTTCTTGAAGCTGGGGTGGGTATTGCCGTTCTTGTGCGTTTCTTTGTTAATAAAAGAGGAATGGAATCTGAAATTGTTGATAGACTTGGAAATGGGTTCTCTCGTCCACCATTTGCAACAGTTGTG GTTGTATGTACTGCAGTTTCTATCTTAgctcttgtgcctttgagtgaacTTTTCTTTTTCCACATGATACTAATCAGGAAG GGTATCACAACCTACGAGTATGTTGTGGCAATGAGAGCTATGAGTGAAGGACCTGCAGCAGCATCTTATGATGGGGATTTGCCTAATGTACTTTACTCTCCAACAGGCTCAGCCACAACTGGAGTAAGTGGAGGAAGTTCTTTGGGTTTGCAGTACAAAGGGGCTTGGTGTACCCCTCCCAGAGTATTTGTCGATTATCAG GATGAAGTTGTTCCTCACTTGGATCCTGGAATGCTACCATCAACTGTTGATCCAGATGCAGCTGGTAATGCAGAGACAGGGCCAAAAATGCCAAAAAGGGCTGTTCGTATTAGTGCTTGGAAGCTTGCTAAGTTGGATTCACAAGAAGCAATGAAAGCAGCAGCAAAAGCCAGGGCATCTTCTTCAGTTTTGCGACCTGTAGATAATAACCGTCTAGCAGATCCAGAATTAAGCTCTAGTGGCAACATGAGTGTCAGAAGTAGTTTGAGTGCAGACACAGGaactaataaaggaattaaaAATGAGTTGAGATTGTCTCCGGTGAGAGGTTCTATTGCTCCTAGTCTAGGCAGTCGTGATGAGTATGAAACTGGGACTCAGAGTATGAGTAGCTTTAGCAGTCCAAGCCATGTCCATGAGGCAGTTACACTTAGCCCTCTACCGCAGGGTCATGGCTTAGGTGGCCCTAAGCCAGGTACCTTGATCCCTAGCTTGGTGCCTGAACGTCCTTTAACTTCTAAACCAACTTTGTCCAACTTCAGGAACCCCATATCTAATCCTCTTGGATTTGATGGGAGGATAACACAGAGGGGAGCCAATAATGATCCATTGTTGCTTTCAGCTTCTGGCACTTCCATTCTAAGAGATGTGCGAAGGACTTCTGTCATTTGGGATCAAGAAGCTGGCAGATATGTATCTGTTCCTTTATTGCCCTCAGAACCTCGAAATAGGCCATCTGTGCGTTCAGACTTGGCAACTTTTAATGCTGAGACAAGTAATGCTGCAAGAAAACCAGTGATTCCTGCACAAGAGACATCATCTGCACTCAAGTCTCCGGTGCATCATGCACAGAATCTGACATATACAGGAGATTCTATATTTTTTGGTGGTCCACTTTTGAGTCTCCCTGTTAAGGATGGTTTAAAAAATGAAAGACATTTAGAGAGCCAAGATAGCACAGGAGTAAGCATTCCCCAGGAAACAAGATATAGAAGGGATTCAATTTCAAATCAGCTTCCTGTGTTTGTCCCTGGTGGTTTTGAGAGCACACATCAAGCTGGGTCTAGCATAAATTAG